ATTTTTTGTTGGACTTTTTCTACACGTAAGCAAAGTCAAAGGTTGGCTCTCTATTTCATATCAACTAGTCaatggggaggtaactctaaaattaAACTCAGTACTTTTTTTCAgtactatataaataaactgttaaaatgtatacaatacAAAAGATGTATAACGTATCGTCAAAATCAGATTAGTAGCAAATGAATGCAGTGACGTTTgtctgttatttatttatttttttatttattatttgtcaaaattactacaataatatTGTGTATTAAAAGTTGGAAGGAAACTCTAAAGTACGGAGGTTTTTGTTCAACCTTTAACAGTTctgcaattattttgtcattttattacctGCGATTTATTATGCAAATATCACTATTCTCTACCTTTCGAATTTCATCTTTGTTTTACTCgtgtataaaataaatgcacctacttgtttctatgtttctttcaaatggttgtcctgtgttttttctcttcttttttctctctgttatttAGTGTGTGACGACTTGACTGTATCTTTGCTATGTCATTTTAATCTGTCCACAGCACGCGAGGTGAATAAACCCGAAACAATACAGTGACGTCACACGTGACTACTGTGATGACCAGAAACAAGGATGGATGGACGGACAGTGgtacaaaaagtaagaaaaagttATTTCTCTGATAACAGGTATCGCGTGAATTGTAGGTTCACGGTATaggtttttttctctcatttttgaagatcatatatacagttgtctataattgcttacatccacttcatttgaactatggtggatagttgtctcattggcaatcataccacatctccttattttcatattgaaatgaCAGCAACTTAACGACACACACAAACATAGCCTACTAGTATATACGTACATGGGAGACTGAGAAATTCTGTGCTTAttggaaaatgataaaaaaaactttaaggtatGCTATGACTAAGCTTTAAATATAAGGTAGAAAGGGagtaggaaacacacatatttttgtttatttggccTTAATGAAGAAGAAAACCACACACACAGCATATTAGATCTTGTACTAACATCCATTAAACGCTATGCTAATATGTCTTCAAAAGAGAaccctatttattattttattttaatctattttttcttCGTTTCAATCTTGGTTTTTGATTCTTTTTACATTAAATCTGCTTATTACTGTTGCAatagtttacaaatatttttagtccaaatacaattcattgaaaatatatccccccttttttctccggatttttttttttttttgaaaaggggggggggggggctggaggTTTAGTTAAATACAGTGGAAAAATGTTTTGCCCAAAGTCCAATGGTTCACACTGATGTGTTTTTGTCCTTCTGTCTCTTTTTAATCGTCCGTGTCACGGGATGCTGCTTCACCCTTTACCGGTTCTGGTTTCACTTGCATAGCttatatatataggtataatgCATATGTATAGCCAGAGTCTTCACTGTGACACACATTTCCCTTTTTGGAGGGAAATaaatgaacttttgtaattgtcAATTAAGATACAAATGATATGTACCACTTTCGaattataaaactacaaaaatcttcgtgttttgtttttgttttgttgttttgttgttttgtttgtatcgAAACTTTCAGGCGGCCCGGCCACTTTGAGCTCAGATCATCggttattgataataaaattaattaaatatactttgttgaaaaatatggtatattcTATAAGACATATTCGATGTTTTGACTTGAAAGTGCGCAAATTGTACATGCAAATGGAAATAAAAGCGAAGACGCATCATACAGAACAGTTGTCCAGTGCCTCAGATCCACTGAAAACAAAGTCGCTCTCTGAAAAGTTCCCAACGCtagattaaataaaaagatgtttcaaaTTCGTATTCTAGATATTGGGTTTGTTCATTCGAATCTTGAATGTTTGCGAAATTTTGCTCGGgttgaataaaaatgttatttgaagTTTTAGTAAAAATCTGCAATTAAACAATGGCGCGTGAACTTTTTGTGTGTTTCCCTCTAGCTGGAAACAAACTTATTACGAGGAGGAACATGCTTCCAGTGAATAAAAACGGAAAGAAACCTAAAGAGAAATGATTTTTCTTCCGCTGTACAATTTTACGACGATAGAATATTTGTGTAATGAGAAAAACTCGTAAATTTTCTGTCAACATACCTGCGAAGACAATTCAGTCGGTTCTACTTTAACTATTAATATCTTTTTACTGTGTACATCGAAAAATACACAGTTTATCTAACATGCAAGATTAATGACTGTTGAGCAATTTGGTATgctatatgtgaatgtttttgatagaattatactataaattatcataaaagtcTTCGAAGAAGCACATAATCATTTTACCGAGATCGCGTAATGGattttacaagttatttttaagggtgtcttcgtcgaggtccgcgttcgtcTGTTATAAATAAACGAGGCCTGGAATGGCGTTATTTTCAAATCGTTATTCGTAGTATAAACTTCGTAAaggataaaattttgaatcattcaaAATGGCAGACGCAACAGCAGCACCAGCAGTAGCACCAGCTAAATCACCAAAGAAAAAGGCagcagccaagccaaagaagccTTCCGCACATCCTAAATACAGCGAGATGATTGGAAAAGCCATCGCCGCTTTGAAAGAACGTGGAGGTTCCTCAAGGCAAGCAATTCTGAAGTACATCATGGCCAACTTCAACGTCGGAAAAGATGCCAAGTCAGTAAATGCTCATTTAAAACTTGCACTCAGAGCCGGAGTTAAGAACAACAGTTTGAAGCAGTCCAAGGGAACTGGAGCATCCGGATCTTTCAGAATTGGAGAGGCTAAAGTAGTTAAAAAGAAGCCAGCAAAGGCAAAGAAAGCAGccaaacctaaagccgccaagcctaAGAAGGCAAAGAGCACACCCAAGAAGAAGAAGccagcagcaaagaaaccagctggagagaaaaaggcgGCCAAACCAAAGGCAAaaaaaccagcagcaaagaaagcagccaagccaaagaagccAGCAGCCAAGTCACCAGCAAAAAAGAAGGCAGCCAAACCAAAAGCCAagaagacaccaaagaagaagtaaactgTTCCAGACTTCAGTCTGCAGAGGCTATTCAGCCACCAaaagcccttttaagggctacccaatttattcaaaaagaatcTACAATTGTTGTACATTAGTTATCAAACTAAATCTAGCTGAGCCCTACCCTTTTCTTTACTTTTCTCTGAACTTTGCACTGGTCtctgaaatattttttggggtcaaattatttccattgtttgttttatttcactcCTTGTGACTATACTATTTCTAACACCTAAGTAtgcagctgttttttttttttatattttttgtgtagTTAGGCACCATTAAAGTTATATCAGTGTATTTTCACGCACTTATTTGAACTGAATAGAACTTTTTTCTATTCAGTTTTCGTTAGAGTGACAATCTACGAAAATAGGAAGTCATGCTAGGGCTTTATTGTGCTCTTTTTTTTAGGGGGAAGGGGGTCAAAATCACACAGCTAACCTTCAAccgaaaaatcatttttgtcattatgtGAGTTTTTCCATTTCTCTCTTCTTCTTCGTGTTCAACTTGACTGACATTTTTTGTTGGACTTTTTCTACACGTAAGCAAAGTCAAAGGTTGGCTCTCTATTTCATATCAACTAGTCaatggggaggtaactctaaaattaAACTCAGTACTTTTTTTCAgtactatataaataaactgttaaaatgtatacaatacAAAAGATGTATAACGTATCGTCAAAATCAGATTAGTAGCAAATGAATGCAGTGACGTTTgtctgttatttatttatttttttatttattatttgtcaaaattactacaataatatTGTGTATTAAAAGTTGGAAGGAAACTCTAAAGTACGGAGGTTTTTGTTCAACCTTTAACAGTTctgcaattattttgtcattttattacctGCGATTTATTATGCAAATATCACTATTCTCTACCTTTCGAATTTCATCTTTGTTTTACTCgtgtataaaataaatgcacctacttgtttctatgtttctttcaaatggttgtcctgtgttttttctcttcttttttctctctgttatttAGTGTGTGACGACTTGACTGTATCTTTGCTATGTCATTTTAATCTGTCCACAGCACGCGAGGTGAATAAACCCGAAACAATACAGTGACGTCACACGTGACTACTGTGATGACCAGAAACAAGGATGGATGGACGGACAGTGgtacaaaaagtaagaaaaagttATTTCTCTGATAACAGGTATCGCGTGAATTGTAGGTTCACGGTATaggtttttttctctcatttttgaagatcatatatacagttgtctataattgcttacatccacttcatttgaactatggtggatagttgtctcattggcaatcataccacatctccttattttcatattgaaatgaCAGCAACTTAACGACACACACAAACATAGCCTACTAGTATATACGTACATGGGAGACTGAGAAATTCTGTGCTTAttggaaaatgataaaaaaaactttaaggtatGCTATGACTAAGCTTTAAATATAAGGTAGAAAGGGagtaggaaacacacatatttttgtttatttggccTTAATGAAGAAGAAAACCACACACACAGCATATTAGATCTTGTACTAACATCCATTAAACGCTATGCTAATATGTCTTCAAAAGAGAaccctatttattattttattttaatctattttttcttCGTTTCAATCTTGGTTTTTGATTCTTTTTACATTAAATCTGCTTATTACTGTTGCAatagtttacaaatatttttagtccaaatacaattcattgaaaatatatccccccttttttctccggatttttttttttttttgaaaaggggggggggggggctggaggTTTAGTTAAATACAGTGGAAAAATGTTTTGCCCAAAGTCCAATGGTTCACACTGATGTGTTTTTGTCCTTCTGTCTCTTTTTAATCGTCCGTGTCACGGGATGCTGCTTCACCCTTTACCGGTTCTGGTTTCACTTGCATAGCttatatatataggtataatgCATATGTATAGCCAGAGTCTTCACTGTGACACACATTTCCCTTTTTGGAGGGAAATaaatgaacttttgtaattgtcAATTAAGATACAAATGATATGTACCACTTTCGaattataaaactacaaaaatcttcgtgttttgtttttgttttgttgttttgttgttttgtttgtatcgAAACTTTCAGGCGGCCCGGCCACTTTGAGCTCAGATCATCggttattgataataaaattaattaaatatactttgttgaaaaatatggtatattcTATAAGACATATTCGATGTTTTGACTTGAAAGTGCGCAAATTGTACATGCAAATGGAAATAAAAGCGAAGACGCATCATACAGAACAGTTGTCCAGTGCCTCAGATCCACTGAAAACAAAGTCGCTCTCTGAAAAGTTCCCAACGCtagattaaataaaaagatgtttcaaaTTCGTATTCTAGATATTGGGTTTGTTCATTCGAATCTTGAATGTTTGCGAAATTTTGCTCGGgttgaataaaaatgttatttgaagTTTTAGTAAAAATCTGCAATTAAACAATGGCGCGTGAACTTTTTGTGTGTTTCCCTCTAGCTGGAAACAAACTTATTACGAGGAGGAACATGCTTCCAGTGAATAAAAACGGAAAGAAACCTAAAGAGAAATGATTTTTCTTCCGCTGTACAATTTTACGACGATAGAATATTTGTGTAATGAGAAAAACTCGTAAATTTTCTGTCAACATACCTGCGAAGACAATTCAGTCGGTTCTACTTTAACTATTAATATCTTTTTACTGTGTACATCGAAAAATACACAGTTTATCTAACATGCAAGATTAATGACTGTTGAGCAATTTGGTATgctatatgtgaatgtttttgatagaattatactataaattatcataaaagtcTTCGAAGAAGCACATAATCATTTTACCGAGATCGCGTAATGGattttacaagttatttttaagggtgtcttcgtcgaggtccgcgttcgtcTGTTATAAATAAACGAGGCCTGGAATGGCGTTATTTTCAAATCGTTATTCGTAGTATAAACTTCGTAAaggataaaattttgaatcattcaaAATGGCAGACGCAACAGCA
The DNA window shown above is from Mytilus galloprovincialis unplaced genomic scaffold, xbMytGall1.hap1.1 HAP1_SCAFFOLD_101, whole genome shotgun sequence and carries:
- the LOC143060250 gene encoding histone H5-like, with the protein product MADATAAPAVAPAKSPKKKAAAKPKKPSAHPKYSEMIGKAIAALKERGGSSRQAILKYIMANFNVGKDAKSVNAHLKLALRAGVKNNSLKQSKGTGASGSFRIGEAKVVKKKPAKAKKAAKPKAAKPKKAKSTPKKKKPAAKKPAGEKKAAKPKAKKPAAKKAAKPKKPAAKSPAKKKAAKPKAKKTPKKK